A window from Methylococcus mesophilus encodes these proteins:
- the leuA gene encoding 2-isopropylmalate synthase yields the protein MLKQPETKYSPFPRIDLPDRQWPGRTIARPPIWMSTDLRDGNQALFEPMDAERKLRLFRMLCDIGFKEIEIAFPSASQTDFDFVRRLIENGHVPADVTVEVLTQSREHLIRRTMESLRGARRAIVHVYNATSRPFRDIVFGMSRAEVLDMAVSAVRLIQQLAAEQPDTEWVLEYSPETFSGTELDFALEVCDAVTETWGATPERKVILNLPATVEMASPNVYADQVEWMHERLARRNGVILSLHPHNDRGTAVAAAELGLMAGADRIEGCLFGNGERTGNVDIVTLALNLYTQGVLPGLDFSDINAAARTVEHCTQLPIHPRHPYAGDLVFTAFSGSHQDAIKKGFAAQQAGALWGVPYLPIDPADLGRSYDSVIRVNSQSGKGGIAYLLETEYGVALPRRLQVEFAGMVQRHSDAHGGELSAADLWRLFSQTYLNGETPVKYVEHHLFEHGAAQGVRLIVEMEGMPHLLTGEGNGPIDAVVHALRSAGIDLRVRSYEERSIGVSGDGGNARACAFVELSPRRGGRECYGVGIDGNLVTASVKALVSGVNRLGCSAFTKAEARACKPR from the coding sequence ACAGCCCGTTTCCCCGGATCGACCTCCCCGACCGCCAGTGGCCAGGCCGGACCATCGCCCGCCCGCCCATCTGGATGAGCACCGATCTGCGGGACGGCAATCAGGCCTTGTTCGAGCCCATGGATGCTGAGCGCAAACTGCGCCTGTTCCGGATGCTCTGCGACATCGGTTTCAAGGAAATCGAAATCGCCTTCCCCTCGGCCTCGCAGACCGATTTCGATTTCGTCCGGCGGCTCATCGAGAACGGGCATGTTCCGGCCGACGTCACCGTCGAAGTGCTCACCCAGTCCCGGGAGCATCTGATCCGGCGAACCATGGAATCGCTGCGCGGCGCCCGCCGCGCCATCGTCCACGTCTATAACGCGACCTCCCGGCCCTTCCGAGACATCGTGTTCGGAATGAGCCGTGCGGAAGTCCTGGACATGGCGGTTTCCGCCGTGCGCCTCATCCAGCAATTGGCCGCCGAGCAGCCGGACACCGAGTGGGTGCTCGAATACAGCCCGGAAACCTTCTCCGGAACCGAGCTGGATTTCGCTCTGGAAGTCTGCGACGCCGTGACCGAGACCTGGGGAGCGACACCGGAGCGCAAGGTCATCCTCAACCTGCCGGCCACGGTGGAGATGGCGAGTCCCAATGTCTATGCCGACCAGGTCGAATGGATGCACGAGCGTCTCGCCCGCCGCAACGGCGTCATCCTCAGCCTGCACCCGCACAACGACCGCGGCACGGCGGTCGCGGCGGCGGAACTCGGCCTGATGGCCGGGGCAGACCGGATCGAGGGCTGTTTATTCGGCAACGGAGAACGCACCGGCAATGTGGACATCGTGACCCTGGCGCTGAACCTCTATACCCAAGGCGTATTGCCCGGCCTCGATTTCTCCGACATCAATGCCGCCGCCCGGACCGTGGAGCACTGCACCCAGCTGCCCATCCATCCTCGCCATCCCTATGCCGGCGATCTGGTCTTCACGGCCTTTTCGGGGTCGCACCAAGATGCGATCAAAAAAGGCTTTGCCGCCCAGCAAGCCGGCGCCTTATGGGGCGTGCCCTATCTGCCGATCGATCCTGCCGATCTCGGCCGCAGCTACGACTCGGTGATCCGGGTGAACAGCCAGTCCGGCAAAGGCGGCATCGCCTACCTGCTGGAAACCGAATACGGGGTGGCGCTACCTCGTCGTTTGCAGGTCGAATTCGCCGGCATGGTACAGCGTCATTCCGACGCCCACGGCGGCGAGCTCAGCGCCGCCGACCTCTGGCGCCTGTTCTCGCAGACCTACCTGAATGGGGAAACGCCGGTGAAATACGTGGAGCACCACCTCTTCGAACATGGCGCAGCCCAAGGCGTACGTCTGATCGTCGAGATGGAGGGCATGCCGCATTTGCTCACCGGAGAAGGCAACGGCCCGATCGACGCCGTCGTGCATGCCCTACGCAGCGCCGGCATCGATCTCCGTGTCCGCAGCTACGAAGAGCGCTCCATAGGCGTCAGCGGCGACGGCGGAAACGCCCGCGCCTGCGCCTTCGTCGAGCTGTCTCCCCGCCGCGGCGGCCGCGAATGCTATGGCGTCGGCATCGACGGCAATCTAGTGACTGCCTCGGTCAAGGCACTGGTGAGCGGCGTGAATCGGTTAGGATGCTCCGCCTTCACCAAAGCCGAAGCACGAGCATGCAAACCCCGATAG